The following coding sequences are from one Nicotiana tabacum cultivar K326 chromosome 1, ASM71507v2, whole genome shotgun sequence window:
- the LOC107768765 gene encoding uncharacterized protein LOC107768765, whose product MNHQLQVLDEDYKSSSEEEEKEKEDIVFQENILPSHYQNHHFHQLCQTHADSHYAKWANFTSSSATLVPKHQNNAQCPSFKQEIKNVSPKKKPKRTNTDVIEVHRSRIVRATGRKDRHSKVSTASGPRDRRVRLSPNTAIQFYDVQDRLGYDRPSKAIDWLIKEAKAAIDALENNPFQVLSRKVDSTNKALNWRTINVENEEGQFVLEQSSKVSQEYSDIPKYECGVQNESPNGNLSLFSSVNDAKIQSVSDFQRYQQGHFHSETKNQAQCNFYNFQSSQDQSVIFSTNSNLELREDSTFSFLSHNFPSILGQNQFFNQREYLQSSFLAQTSVPLNTQFQTSSYANNEFSSDGLL is encoded by the coding sequence ATGAATCATCAGCTTCAAGTATTAGATGAAGACTATAAATCAtcatcagaagaagaagaaaaagaaaaggaagacattgtttttcaagaaaatatccTCCCAAGTCATTACCAAAACCATCATTTTCACCAATTATGCCAAACACACGCAGATTCCCACTACGCAAAATGGGCTAATTTCACTTCCTCTAGCGCAACTTTAGTCCCAAAGCACCAAAACAACGCACAATGTCCTAGTTTCAAACAAGAAATCAAGAATGTATCACCAAAAAAGAAGCCAAAGAGAACCAACACTGATGTGATAGAAGTCCACAGAAGCCGCATTGTCCGAGCTACAGGACGAAAAGACCGGCACAGCAAGGTTTCAACAGCCAGCGGTCCGAGGGACAGACGAGTTAGGCTCTCACCAAACACTGCAATTCAGTTCTATGATGTTCAAGATCGACTTGGCTATGACCGTCCAAGTAAGGCCATCGATTGGCTGATCAAAGAAGCTAAAGCTGCAATTGACGCACTTGAAAataatccttttcaagtcctctCCAGGAAGGTTGACTCGACAAATAAAGCACTGAACTGGCGAACTATAAATGTTGAAAATGAAGAAGGCCAATTTGTTCTTGAACAGAGTTCAAAAGTTAGTCAAGAATACAGTGACATTCCAAAATATGAATGTGGAGTTCAGAATGAAAGCCCAAATGGAAATTTGAGCTTGTTTTCATCAGTTAATGACGCCAAGATTCAATCTGTAAGTGATTTTCAGAGATACCAACAAGGCCATTTTCACTCAGAAACCAAAAACCAAGCCCAATGCAACTTTTACAATTTCCAGTCATCCCAAGATCAGTCCGTCATTTTTTCAACCAACTCCAATTTAGAGTTAAGAGAGGATTCAACATTCAGCTTTTTATCACATAACTTCCCCTCAATCCTAGGCCAAAACCAGTTCTTTAATCAGAGGGAATACCTTCAGTCCAGTTTTTTAGCTCAAACTAGTGTTCCATTGAACACTCAATTTCAGACTAGTTCTTATGCTAACAATGAATTTTCCAGTGATGGCTTATTGTAA